In the genome of Magnolia sinica isolate HGM2019 chromosome 2, MsV1, whole genome shotgun sequence, one region contains:
- the LOC131237619 gene encoding glycosyltransferase BC10-like yields MKNQQEQERSSPSFTKLLNSHLQPLNYLSHFFLFNFGLAFGIIVSFHLKSFSLNLITTQFSFQPSSSPLPPSHGSHSGERIGLKDYVEPRILMHDMSDEELLWRASMVPRVPDFPFKHTPKVAFMFLTRSLLPMAPLWEKFFEGNDGLYSIYVHAYPSFNQSVPENSVFHGRSIPSKEVQWGEFSMIEAERRLLSNALLDFSNERFVLLSESCIPLFNFSTIYSYLTNSTKTFVESYDDLGPNGRGRYSRRMNPTIWPDQWRKGSQWFGMDRSLAIEIVADRTYYPVFQKHCKPACYVDEHYIPTFVSMRFGEKNSNRGLTWVDWRKGGPHPTRFSRNEVTVDLLEWMRSGRECEYNGEKTRICFLFSRKFLPNALDRLMRFAPKVMGFT; encoded by the exons ATGAAGaatcaacaagaacaagaacggTCATCTCCCTCTTTCACAAAACTCCTCAATTCTCATTTACAACCTCTAAactatctctctcatttcttcctcTTTAACTTTGGTTTAGCCTTTGGAATCATAGTTAGTTTTCATCTCAAAAGCTTTTCACTCAATCTAATAACAACCCAATTCTCCTTCCAACCTTCCTCCTCACCACTACCACCATCTCATGGGTCCCACAGCGGCGAGCGCATCGGACTCAAAGATTACGTGGAGCCACGCATCCTCATGCACGATATGTCAGATGAGGAGTTGCTCTGGAGAGCATCAATGGTCCCACGAGTGCCCGATTTCCCATTCAAACATACACCTAAGGTTGCCTTCATGTTCTTGACAAGGAGCCTACTGCCTATGGCACCACTGTGGGAGAAATTCTTCGAAGGGAATGACGGATTATACTCAATTTATGTGCATGCATATCCATCTTTCAACCAATCGGTGCCTGAAAATTCAGTTTTTCATGGACGAAGTATCCCAAGCAAG GAAGTGCAATGGGGAGAGTTCAGCATGATTGAAGCCGAACGCCGCCTACTATCCAACGCTCTCCTCGACTTCTCTAACGAGCGTTTCGTCCTCCTCTCGGAGTCATGCATACCCCTCTTCAACTTCTCCACCATCTATTCTTACCTCACCAACTCTACCAAGACCTTTGTTGAGTCCTATGATGATCTGGGCCCCAATGGTCGTGGCCGCTATAGCCGCCGCATGAACCCGACCATCTGGCCCGACCAATGGCGGAAGGGCTCACAGTGGTTCGGGATGGACCGCAGCCTCGCGATCGAGATAGTCGCCGATCGAACATACTACCCGGTCTTCCAGAAGCACTGCAAGCCCGCATGCTATGTGGATGAGCACTACATACCAACTTTTGTGAGCATGAGGTTTGGAGAGAAGAATTCAAACAGGGGTTTGACTTGGGTTGACTGGAgaaagggtgggccccacccgaccAGGTTCAGCAGGAACGAGGTGACCGTTGATCTGCTGGAGTGGATGAGGAGTGGTAGGGAGTGCGAGTACAATGGGGAGAAGACTAGGATTTGCTTCTTGTTTTCAAGGAAGTTCTTGCCCAATGCTTTGGACAGGTTGATGAGATTTGCACCCAAGGTCATGGGCTTCACTTGA